In the Clostridium cellulovorans 743B genome, AATCAGTTACTGCAGAGTTTGTATTAAAATCAACATTAAAACTATCTAAATAAGCCTTTAGAGGTAGAATTATAGATTCATATTGATTATAAGGGGTACGTGTAACACCCTCTAAGGTTTCAATACGAGAGAATTAAAAAATCATCCGATGCATATAGCGTTTAAATTCAAAAAGACTAGACCATTTTTGGAATGCAAAAGTAGTTTGCCACATATACCAGAAGTTTGTTTCGAAGAAATGTGGTGTATTTTTGAACCAATCCTTAATAGTCATATCATCAAGAGTTTCTTCCTTGGTAATCATAAGCTTCCCAAGTGTTAAGCGATCTGCATTATTGAAGCCCATAGAAGTAACATCTAAGATAGTAGCATTTTTATCTATTAAACGTGCTTGTGCATGAGTTGGATGTAAATGATCAAAATTCAATATTTCCTCAGTTACACTTTTATCCGGAGAATCTAATGAAGGAATTGTTGAGAATAACTCCCAAAAGTTCTCGTAAGTTTCTTCATTCAACATTCTTCCACCACGGCATATAAAGCCATTTACTGCATCACCAGCACCATCATTGCTCCCACCTAAGATTTTCATTCCTTCAAGAATATGAATATTTTCACCTTTGAAATTGCAATCCCTTATAAGATAAGCGGCACCAGCTAGAGAAGCTAAACCACCACCGATAAAATAAGCGTGTTTATCTTCAGTTGTTTTATATGGTAGTGTTTTTACTGCTTTATCTGGCTTATTTTTAAGTTTCTTAGCAGTTATAGCGGCTACAGTAGCAGCACCAGCTATTGCACCTAAAGCAAGTAATATGTTTGAGTTATCTTTTAATGATTTTTTACTCATAAACTATCATCTACCTTCTGTATTTATTTAGCTTCATATTATTTATTATAGGCTAATGTAAAAAGTTTGTAATTATACAATATTATGATTTTGTAAAAAGATTAGTAGCATATATATCTAAATATTATTAGTATAGTCAGGTAAAAATATTATAAATGAAGCAACTTACTTAAAGCATAAAACTGTGACTTATTACAAAAGTGGACAAATTCTCTGTAGATTTTTTGAAGTCTATTGACTTAGATTTATAAATGTTGAATAATGAAGTAACAAACTTATTTTGAGTTTTATAGGCTCCAACAATGAGACTATATAAATTTAAATATCTTAGTTATAAGGAATGTAGTCGATTTATTGGAGTATATATTAAAATTAATAAATACATATTATAAGAAGAAAACTAATGATTAATACAATGGTTAAAAAATATTTTCTATATGATTATTAAAGTGATAATAGGAGGACAAAGATGAGGAGCAAAGCATCTAGGGAAGAGCAAAAGCAGTTTGGTGATAACATTTTTACTACAATAATGAACTATGTATATTGGTTTTTAGCAGGTAGTGGACTGTTTATAATTAGTAACATACTTTTTATAGCGTGTATGTTTTTCGTTTTAACCACCGCAGCATTAGGATATCAAATAGATATAATTTCTGCACTTATATTACTTTTATCAGCCATATCGTTAGGGCCATCAATTACTGCACTTATGGGTACCATGGGTAAGCTTGTTCGAGAACAAGATGTTAAAATTTTTTCTGAATATATAAGAAGCTATAAGCTTAATTTTAAACAATCAATCTCCTTATGGGCTATACAATTATTAGTCATAGGGATACTAGTCATTGATTATAAGATATTTA is a window encoding:
- a CDS encoding YesL family protein, with protein sequence MRSKASREEQKQFGDNIFTTIMNYVYWFLAGSGLFIISNILFIACMFFVLTTAALGYQIDIISALILLLSAISLGPSITALMGTMGKLVREQDVKIFSEYIRSYKLNFKQSISLWAIQLLVIGILVIDYKIFISTSYGRFLIPAVFIIIFLLVNMYIYMFSLMSRFFYKSRDLIKISFFYTISKVKNTAINSVIVIVATILIFQYSNIVLFFIPAVMIYGIMFNQKSLFESIENKIDEKKSTF